One window of the Pseudomonadota bacterium genome contains the following:
- the thiD gene encoding bifunctional hydroxymethylpyrimidine kinase/phosphomethylpyrimidine kinase, with protein sequence MSGKRTVLAIGGSDPSGGAGVQADLRTLADMGIDAISAITAITAQDEERVLSIHPTPADVLTQQLATACAGRDIAAIKIGMVATKSNVRAIAWFLRGVDADNIVLDPVLHSSSGASLLDADALPLFRQQLMPLATVITPNIPEASALAGMQVAGLDTMRRAAETIHRDVMKMRDRIVKPLAVIVKGGHLSGDAVDVLFDGEKYHSFSAQRIEGKSPRGTGCRFASAIASHLARGESVSAAVSRAKEYMAWYIEKAAG encoded by the coding sequence GCGTCCAGGCCGATCTGCGCACCCTGGCCGACATGGGGATCGACGCCATCTCCGCGATCACCGCCATCACCGCCCAGGACGAGGAGAGGGTGCTCTCCATCCACCCGACCCCCGCGGACGTGCTCACTCAGCAGCTGGCCACCGCGTGCGCCGGCCGCGATATCGCGGCGATCAAGATCGGGATGGTCGCGACCAAGTCGAACGTGCGCGCGATCGCCTGGTTCCTCAGGGGCGTGGATGCCGACAACATCGTGCTCGATCCGGTGCTCCACTCCTCGTCCGGCGCTTCGCTGCTCGACGCGGACGCGCTCCCGCTGTTCCGCCAGCAGCTCATGCCGCTGGCCACCGTGATAACGCCCAACATCCCGGAAGCATCGGCCCTCGCCGGGATGCAGGTGGCCGGCCTGGACACCATGCGCAGGGCTGCGGAGACGATCCACCGCGACGTGATGAAGATGCGCGACAGGATCGTCAAGCCGCTGGCCGTGATAGTGAAGGGTGGGCATCTCTCGGGGGACGCGGTTGACGTGCTGTTCGACGGGGAGAAGTACCACTCGTTCTCCGCCCAGCGCATAGAGGGGAAATCTCCGAGGGGCACCGGCTGCCGATTCGCCTCGGCGATCGCCTCGCACCTCGCCAGGGGCGAGAGCGTCTCCGCCGCGGTCAGCCGCGCAAAGGAGTATATGGCGTGGTACATCGAGAAGGCGGCCGGCTGA
- a CDS encoding HEAT repeat domain-containing protein → MAGPGKVATNDYQIALARKVMEANATGEGISDEECADLEKGVLPDVYVSKGQCSALRGALGKGLSAIVTPEENGRLKAMGLADYFRATLAGPDGMSAFRVRRANVAEMASFFSDIDAIRELGEMGAEARDEAGQVVKILLDLIDRSYKETKLECIDSLGRIFAKDKETLRKLGALKRGKDPDVKAAAILALKRIEAGEVESTPAQPPTPAPAQPKPSAAQDPLGDHGVPALLSALSHSDQGVRLSARSELSLMKSGRLEKELLRCLAHHDPSVRAKAAEELGRAMTGDKKARKKLLGLLDDDSPKVRIAAAKALGRVGESASAVKIARMIFSDPDLGTRIEATGALIALGPKAKDAVPLLVDIFVTRGASEARNAAFLLGKMGAVSAPAVPALVGRLEDPDKQLVNSAQSALRNIGAPHPDQAEDLVALLEHAGFAVRLGAVDALLKMGEKAQVAVPSLAAKASGGNRDARAAAVFLLGKMGKAAASSLPALSRIVNGKGEYKERKAAWDAIKKIDPSSDIPAPLNETRPAVKPPPTPDSAKTGLSKEEADEMLSLLNQARSEGRRCGDEGYFRAAPAVAWNETLAKAALEHSVDMATKVYWDHKGKDGRRVSDRVTAAGYRWRHVGENIALGQTSVQNAVEAWLKSPPHCKNIMTPEFKEIGAAYFYGTDVPQDIKDNIGYHNPIYWTIVFGRKE, encoded by the coding sequence ATGGCCGGTCCGGGCAAGGTCGCGACAAACGACTACCAGATAGCGCTCGCCAGAAAGGTCATGGAGGCAAACGCGACCGGCGAGGGCATAAGCGATGAGGAATGCGCGGACCTTGAAAAGGGGGTCCTCCCTGACGTGTACGTCTCAAAGGGGCAGTGCTCGGCGCTGAGGGGCGCGCTGGGCAAGGGCCTCTCAGCGATAGTCACGCCCGAGGAGAATGGCAGGCTCAAGGCCATGGGGTTGGCCGATTACTTTCGCGCGACATTGGCCGGGCCCGACGGGATGAGCGCCTTCCGCGTCCGTCGAGCAAACGTGGCTGAGATGGCCTCCTTTTTTTCGGACATCGACGCGATCAGGGAGCTGGGCGAGATGGGGGCCGAGGCCAGGGACGAGGCCGGCCAGGTGGTCAAGATACTGCTTGATCTGATAGACCGAAGCTACAAGGAGACCAAGCTCGAATGCATCGATTCCCTGGGCAGGATCTTCGCAAAAGACAAGGAGACCCTTCGCAAGCTAGGCGCCCTGAAGAGGGGAAAGGACCCTGACGTAAAGGCCGCGGCGATCCTGGCGCTCAAGAGGATAGAGGCTGGCGAGGTCGAATCGACCCCTGCCCAGCCCCCGACCCCCGCCCCGGCTCAACCAAAGCCCTCGGCGGCGCAGGACCCGCTGGGCGACCACGGCGTGCCCGCTCTCCTCTCTGCCCTCTCGCATTCGGACCAGGGCGTGAGGCTCTCCGCGCGCAGCGAGCTCAGCCTGATGAAATCGGGCCGTCTTGAAAAGGAGCTGCTGCGCTGCCTTGCGCATCACGACCCGTCGGTGCGAGCGAAAGCTGCCGAAGAACTGGGCAGGGCGATGACCGGCGACAAAAAAGCCCGGAAAAAGCTCCTCGGCCTGCTCGACGACGATTCGCCCAAGGTGAGGATCGCGGCCGCCAAGGCGCTGGGCAGAGTCGGAGAATCGGCCTCTGCAGTCAAAATCGCCCGAATGATATTTTCGGACCCTGATCTGGGCACGAGAATCGAGGCGACGGGGGCCCTCATCGCGCTGGGGCCCAAGGCGAAGGATGCGGTCCCGCTGCTCGTCGACATATTCGTCACACGGGGCGCGTCGGAGGCAAGGAACGCGGCTTTCCTCCTGGGAAAGATGGGGGCCGTGAGCGCGCCTGCAGTGCCTGCCCTTGTCGGGCGCCTGGAAGACCCCGATAAACAGCTCGTCAACAGCGCCCAGAGTGCGCTGCGCAACATAGGGGCACCTCATCCCGACCAGGCCGAGGATCTCGTGGCTCTTCTGGAACATGCAGGTTTTGCGGTCAGGCTCGGCGCAGTCGATGCGCTTCTCAAGATGGGGGAGAAAGCCCAGGTCGCGGTTCCATCCCTCGCCGCAAAGGCAAGCGGCGGGAACCGCGACGCCAGGGCGGCCGCTGTCTTCCTGCTGGGAAAGATGGGAAAGGCGGCGGCCTCTTCCTTGCCGGCCCTCTCCCGGATCGTCAACGGGAAGGGCGAATACAAGGAGCGAAAGGCCGCATGGGACGCGATAAAGAAGATAGACCCCTCATCGGACATCCCGGCGCCTCTGAATGAGACTCGCCCCGCTGTCAAACCGCCCCCCACGCCCGACTCCGCAAAAACCGGATTGTCGAAGGAGGAGGCCGACGAGATGCTCAGTCTCTTGAACCAGGCCCGCTCCGAGGGGAGACGATGCGGAGACGAGGGATACTTCCGGGCCGCTCCGGCCGTAGCCTGGAACGAAACTCTGGCGAAGGCGGCGCTGGAGCACTCCGTCGATATGGCAACCAAGGTCTACTGGGATCATAAGGGGAAAGACGGGAGGAGAGTATCGGACCGGGTCACGGCGGCCGGATACCGATGGAGGCACGTGGGCGAGAACATCGCGCTGGGCCAGACCTCGGTCCAGAACGCGGTGGAGGCTTGGCTCAAGAGCCCGCCCCATTGCAAGAACATCATGACACCGGAATTCAAGGAAATCGGTGCGGCTTACTTCTACGGGACCGATGTGCCTCAGGATATTAAAGACAATATCGGATATCATAACCCGATATACTGGACAATCGTGTTCGGCAGGAAGGAGTGA
- a CDS encoding chorismate-binding protein has product MPMVLPLDGVSFERAASALAGMPGFFCIDARRSHPSQGRFSIVSALPSNTFSMAGAFITVDGHTTIDSPREALSRFAGLAAAMPCDPYLPFSGGIAGYIGFEGARAIRGLDPARGFSRHSQCRLGLYAAAMIFDHSEGTAGLVLGGESRSEAQGKADAFLEALELRTASAAPHAPRPTEDMGLRLSPDERSLRRILNDARHWLRSEALNHVHIVRHGQRPLAEDEALRIFLDRPEAQAVRAFFTHEGSSYMVSSWDSLLSIDGRALKSTLASSPDADSSPRVRRLVIEEIERQIRRLCEAPMHMRSATGSTPDRTVFEGTLSREVSPVDALAGLIPSNCLTGAPHDRALEFIDSSEDIHRSLYGGAFGTMDPLRTRFFTVQGIATAADGTLGTTVGVDLTEDSDEDSVVGQFDALISRAHLQTD; this is encoded by the coding sequence ATGCCGATGGTCCTGCCCCTGGACGGCGTCTCGTTCGAGCGAGCGGCGAGCGCGCTCGCCGGCATGCCGGGGTTCTTCTGCATCGACGCGAGGAGATCCCACCCTTCCCAGGGTCGATTCTCAATAGTCTCCGCCCTCCCGTCGAACACGTTCTCCATGGCGGGCGCGTTCATCACCGTGGACGGCCACACCACGATAGACAGCCCCCGCGAGGCCCTCTCGCGATTCGCCGGCCTCGCGGCCGCCATGCCCTGCGACCCGTATCTTCCGTTCAGCGGCGGGATCGCCGGCTACATAGGTTTCGAGGGGGCGCGGGCGATCAGGGGCCTCGATCCCGCGCGGGGCTTCTCGAGGCATTCGCAGTGCCGGCTCGGCCTCTATGCCGCAGCCATGATCTTCGATCACTCCGAGGGGACGGCCGGCCTCGTGCTGGGCGGCGAGAGCCGGTCCGAGGCGCAGGGGAAAGCCGACGCCTTCCTCGAGGCGCTCGAGTTGCGCACCGCTTCGGCTGCGCCGCACGCGCCCCGGCCGACAGAGGACATGGGGCTCAGGCTCTCCCCGGACGAACGCTCGCTCCGCAGGATACTCAACGACGCCCGCCACTGGCTCCGCTCCGAGGCGTTGAACCACGTGCACATCGTGCGCCACGGGCAGCGCCCTCTTGCCGAGGACGAGGCGCTGCGCATCTTCCTCGACCGCCCCGAGGCCCAAGCCGTGCGGGCCTTTTTCACGCACGAGGGATCGTCCTACATGGTCTCATCGTGGGACTCGCTCCTCTCCATCGATGGGAGGGCGCTGAAATCGACCCTGGCTTCGAGCCCGGACGCCGATTCGAGCCCTAGGGTGCGCCGCCTTGTGATTGAGGAGATCGAGAGGCAGATCCGGCGCCTGTGCGAGGCGCCGATGCACATGCGCTCCGCGACCGGATCGACTCCGGACCGCACCGTATTTGAAGGGACGCTATCGCGGGAGGTCTCCCCGGTGGACGCGCTGGCCGGCCTGATCCCCTCCAACTGCCTGACCGGCGCGCCGCACGATCGCGCGCTTGAATTCATCGACTCCAGCGAGGACATCCACCGCAGCCTCTACGGCGGCGCCTTCGGCACCATGGACCCGCTGAGGACCCGCTTCTTCACGGTCCAGGGGATCGCCACCGCTGCGGACGGAACGCTGGGCACCACGGTGGGGGTCGACCTCACCGAGGATTCGGACGAGGACTCTGTCGTGGGGCAGTTCGACGCCCTTATCAGCCGGGCTCATCTTCAAACGGATTGA
- a CDS encoding Glu/Leu/Phe/Val dehydrogenase has translation MTGDTHNPFKMAQQQLDEAAKILGLDAGTHAALREPMREMHVSLPVRMDNGQVRVFKGFRVQYNDARGPTKGGIRFHPDENIDTVRALAAWMTWKTSVVDVPLGGGKGGIICNPKEMSAGEIERLSRQYIRQIGHIIGLEKDCPAPDVYTTPQIMAWMMDEYYWQKGYNSPGVITGKPIPIGGSKGRADATSRGGVYILRDAAREMGFDPAQARYAIQGLGNVGGNAARIIDEELKGRIVAVGEIDGSIHNPSGLDIRALMEHFQSHGGLKGFKGGEWSADSKDCLFTACDVIIPAAMEGQITAANAERVQAKLVLELANGPTTPEADVILDKKGVQVVPDFLANAGGVTVSYFEMVQNAYNFYWELPEVHQRLDEKMTSAFRAVSEMRKSRKVRYRLAAYLVAVNRVAEAMKLRGWV, from the coding sequence ATGACAGGCGATACGCACAATCCGTTCAAGATGGCGCAGCAGCAGCTGGACGAGGCGGCCAAGATCCTGGGCCTGGACGCGGGCACGCACGCGGCCCTCCGCGAGCCGATGAGGGAGATGCATGTCTCCCTGCCGGTGCGCATGGACAACGGCCAGGTGCGCGTATTCAAGGGCTTCCGGGTGCAGTACAACGACGCGCGCGGCCCCACGAAAGGGGGCATACGCTTCCACCCGGACGAGAACATAGACACGGTGCGCGCGCTCGCCGCATGGATGACGTGGAAGACCTCGGTGGTCGACGTGCCGCTGGGCGGCGGCAAGGGCGGGATAATCTGCAATCCAAAGGAGATGAGCGCCGGTGAGATCGAGAGGCTCTCGAGGCAGTACATAAGGCAGATCGGCCACATCATCGGCCTGGAGAAGGACTGCCCCGCGCCGGACGTCTACACCACGCCGCAGATCATGGCCTGGATGATGGACGAGTACTACTGGCAGAAGGGGTACAACTCGCCGGGCGTGATCACCGGGAAACCGATCCCGATCGGAGGCTCGAAGGGGCGCGCCGACGCGACCTCGCGCGGCGGCGTCTACATACTGCGCGATGCGGCCCGGGAGATGGGTTTCGATCCGGCGCAGGCCAGATATGCGATACAGGGGCTGGGCAACGTGGGCGGCAACGCGGCCAGGATCATAGACGAGGAGCTCAAGGGCAGGATCGTCGCCGTGGGCGAGATCGACGGCTCCATCCACAACCCGTCGGGGCTGGACATCCGCGCCCTGATGGAGCACTTCCAGAGCCACGGCGGGCTGAAGGGCTTCAAGGGCGGCGAGTGGTCGGCCGACTCCAAGGACTGCCTCTTCACCGCATGCGACGTGATCATCCCTGCCGCGATGGAGGGCCAGATCACGGCCGCCAACGCGGAGCGCGTTCAGGCGAAGCTCGTGCTCGAGCTGGCCAACGGCCCCACGACGCCGGAGGCGGACGTCATCCTGGACAAGAAGGGGGTGCAGGTCGTCCCGGACTTTCTGGCCAACGCCGGCGGCGTGACCGTCTCCTACTTCGAGATGGTGCAGAACGCCTACAACTTCTACTGGGAGCTGCCCGAGGTGCACCAGCGCCTGGACGAGAAGATGACCTCCGCATTCCGCGCCGTGAGCGAGATGCGCAAATCCCGCAAGGTCCGCTACCGCCTCGCCGCTTACCTCGTCGCCGTCAATCGCGTGGCAGAGGCGATGAAATTGAGGGGATGGGTATAG
- the hemW gene encoding radical SAM family heme chaperone HemW, translated as MFGIYIHIPFCLRKCDYCDFYSEPIGREPPPHVDYLRAVLAQLDADAPLFAGRRVASVYFGGGTPSLMPPAFFKSVLAAVAGRFAVEDGAEISCEVNPATADLGWFRCARSAGVTRISIGVQSFQERLLKGLGRAHTAGDAMRAIAEAQDSGFGSVGLDLMYGIPGEGVPDLEDDLRVAMTFQPQHVSAYALTIEEGTPLQKRLSGLGTRDSGLGIRVAALPSSESRIPYPEALPCDDEQLRQMRVAARMLGRGGWRRYEISNFAREGFECRHNLDCWRYGEYLGLGAGAASFFKSGSGIRDPGSEKDEEGFPGSGSRVPGYGFARRWIQSRDVRAYMAGGAETEAAEDEPIDRRTAMAEYCFLGLRKAEGISIADFEAAFGVEFEKAFPSAAARLAEEGLAERRGGRLRLTGRGIELSSTVSESFLP; from the coding sequence GTGTTTGGAATCTATATCCACATACCGTTCTGCCTTCGCAAGTGCGACTACTGCGACTTCTATTCCGAGCCGATCGGCCGCGAGCCGCCTCCGCATGTTGATTACCTGAGGGCGGTGCTGGCGCAGCTCGATGCCGATGCGCCCCTCTTCGCGGGGCGACGGGTCGCAAGCGTCTATTTCGGCGGCGGCACCCCCTCGCTCATGCCGCCTGCGTTCTTCAAGTCGGTGCTGGCCGCAGTCGCGGGCCGCTTCGCTGTGGAGGACGGGGCGGAGATCAGCTGCGAGGTCAACCCGGCCACCGCGGATCTCGGCTGGTTCCGATGCGCCCGCTCCGCAGGCGTCACTCGAATTTCCATCGGAGTCCAGTCGTTCCAGGAGAGATTGCTCAAGGGGCTGGGGCGCGCGCACACCGCCGGGGATGCTATGAGGGCGATCGCCGAGGCGCAGGACTCGGGCTTCGGCTCGGTCGGCCTCGACCTCATGTACGGGATCCCGGGCGAGGGGGTCCCCGATCTTGAGGACGACCTGCGCGTCGCCATGACCTTTCAGCCGCAGCACGTCTCGGCATACGCGCTGACCATCGAGGAAGGCACGCCGCTCCAAAAGCGCTTGTCGGGACTCGGGACTCGGGACTCGGGACTCGGAATCCGGGTGGCTGCCTTGCCGAGTTCCGAATCCCGAATCCCGTATCCCGAGGCCTTGCCGTGCGACGACGAGCAGCTCAGGCAGATGCGAGTCGCGGCGCGCATGCTGGGTCGGGGCGGATGGCGGCGCTACGAGATATCCAACTTCGCACGCGAGGGCTTCGAATGCCGCCACAACCTCGATTGCTGGCGCTACGGGGAGTATCTCGGTCTCGGCGCCGGGGCCGCCTCCTTCTTTAAATCGGGATCCGGGATCCGGGATCCGGGATCCGAAAAAGATGAAGAGGGATTTCCCGGTTCCGGGTCCCGGGTTCCGGGTTACGGGTTTGCAAGACGGTGGATCCAGTCACGCGACGTGCGCGCGTACATGGCCGGCGGGGCGGAGACGGAGGCGGCCGAGGACGAGCCGATAGACAGGCGAACCGCGATGGCCGAGTACTGTTTTCTCGGGTTGAGAAAGGCGGAGGGGATATCGATCGCGGACTTCGAGGCTGCGTTCGGCGTCGAGTTCGAGAAGGCCTTCCCGTCCGCCGCTGCTCGCCTGGCGGAAGAGGGGCTGGCGGAGCGCCGCGGCGGACGCCTCCGGCTGACCGGGCGCGGCATCGAGCTCTCAAGCACCGTCTCCGAATCGTTTCTCCCGTGA
- a CDS encoding MBL fold metallo-hydrolase: MRLQFLGATQTVTGSKFCLTDGHTHWLVDCGLYQGLKELRLRNWQPLAVDPKRIDSIVLTHAHIDHSGYLPLIVKNGFSGPILASEPTVELCKILLPDAGYIQEEDAKFAAKHGFSKHRDPLPLYTYDDAVRCLGQLEAVPDREWYELSPDVRMMPRPAGHILGSRVINVSVKKAHHKFNIMFAGDIGTYDALIAVDPGPVKSVTYLVLESTYGDRLHTEEDVLSRFEGIIKRTVEREGKVIIPSFAVGRTQEVLYVLKKLEEHGRLPDIPVFLNSPLAIDATQIYIKYASEHNFFENGSEPTRAFSPTRLIRVHDPEESKQLNSLREPAIIISSSGMMTGGRILHHLKAYLPDHNSTLVITGFQAAGTRGRAILDGAKAVKIHGMPVTINAEVEFMDSLSAHGDYNDIMRWLRGFKQPPKTTFLVHGEPKAAEALKARIAKELGWAVTIPKYLQKFDL, from the coding sequence GTGAGACTTCAATTCCTGGGCGCCACCCAGACGGTAACCGGTTCCAAGTTCTGCCTGACGGACGGCCACACGCACTGGCTCGTCGACTGCGGTCTCTATCAGGGCCTCAAGGAGCTGAGGCTCCGCAACTGGCAGCCGCTCGCCGTCGATCCCAAGAGAATCGACTCCATAGTCCTGACTCATGCGCACATAGACCACTCGGGGTACCTGCCGCTGATCGTGAAGAACGGGTTCTCGGGCCCGATCCTCGCGTCGGAGCCGACCGTGGAGCTGTGCAAGATACTGCTCCCCGACGCGGGCTACATACAGGAGGAAGACGCGAAATTCGCGGCAAAGCACGGCTTCTCGAAGCACCGCGACCCGCTGCCGCTGTACACCTACGACGACGCGGTCCGCTGCCTCGGCCAGCTCGAGGCGGTCCCGGACAGGGAGTGGTACGAGCTCTCCCCCGATGTGAGGATGATGCCGAGGCCCGCGGGCCACATACTCGGCTCGAGGGTGATAAACGTCTCGGTCAAAAAGGCCCATCACAAGTTCAACATCATGTTCGCCGGCGACATAGGCACCTACGACGCCCTGATCGCCGTGGACCCGGGCCCGGTCAAATCGGTCACCTACCTCGTGCTCGAGTCCACGTACGGCGATCGGCTCCACACCGAGGAGGACGTGCTCTCGCGCTTCGAGGGGATAATAAAGAGGACCGTGGAGCGGGAGGGGAAGGTCATAATACCCTCGTTCGCCGTCGGCCGCACGCAGGAGGTCCTCTACGTGCTCAAGAAGCTCGAGGAGCACGGCAGGCTGCCGGACATCCCGGTGTTCCTCAACAGCCCGCTCGCCATAGACGCCACTCAGATCTACATAAAGTACGCCAGCGAGCATAACTTCTTCGAGAACGGCTCCGAGCCGACCAGGGCGTTCAGCCCCACGAGGCTCATTCGCGTCCACGACCCCGAGGAGTCCAAGCAGCTCAATTCGCTCAGGGAACCGGCGATAATAATCTCGTCCTCCGGCATGATGACGGGCGGCCGCATCCTCCACCACCTCAAGGCCTACCTGCCCGACCACAACTCCACGCTGGTGATCACCGGGTTTCAGGCTGCGGGCACGCGCGGCAGGGCGATACTCGACGGCGCCAAGGCGGTCAAGATCCACGGCATGCCGGTCACGATCAATGCGGAGGTGGAGTTCATGGACTCGCTCTCCGCGCACGGCGACTACAACGACATCATGCGCTGGCTGCGCGGGTTCAAGCAGCCGCCCAAGACCACGTTCCTCGTCCACGGCGAGCCGAAGGCGGCCGAGGCCCTCAAGGCGCGCATCGCAAAGGAACTCGGATGGGCCGTCACCATCCCGAAGTACCTGCAGAAGTTCGACCTCTAA